One stretch of Musicola paradisiaca NCPPB 2511 DNA includes these proteins:
- a CDS encoding NCS2 family permease: protein MAENSVDAPAAGSWVERRFGLSTRRSNVKVECLAGITGFLAAAYLLIVIPGLLAAGGMDKGAATTGTILVFVVSTLLMAFYGNLPFIVGPGIGGSVLVGVTLAGSAGIGWQAGLGIASWSGILFFVLTLLGLREVVTRSVPQSIKLGLTASIGLFVAVLGFRNAGLVLANAKTSSLMLGNFLAPGALVALCGLLIAIALQARRIPGAILWAILSATLLGIPFGVTRVPESLMSLPHSLSPVLGQVDMLGALNIAYLPFLFVFFASEFFSTMGTTLAVGGEAGLLDEHGNMAHINRPFVVDSIAAALGPWVGIPAATALIESSAAAEAGGKTGLTALAAAVMFLLMLFFIPVALMIPKEATAPALILIGLNMFGGLRKVDLANLTDGLPVLMMVMVTLISNSFGTGIAGGLLFFIAIKAVAGKWREIPIGLWVLAIPLVYYFATLVKH, encoded by the coding sequence ATGGCTGAAAATTCCGTAGACGCGCCCGCAGCAGGAAGCTGGGTGGAACGCCGTTTCGGGTTATCGACGCGCCGCAGCAATGTCAAAGTGGAATGCCTCGCCGGTATCACCGGCTTCCTCGCCGCCGCTTATCTGCTGATCGTCATTCCCGGCCTGCTGGCTGCGGGCGGGATGGATAAGGGAGCGGCCACCACCGGCACCATTCTGGTGTTTGTGGTCAGTACCCTGCTGATGGCGTTTTACGGCAATCTGCCGTTTATCGTCGGGCCGGGCATCGGCGGCTCGGTGCTGGTCGGCGTGACGCTCGCAGGCAGCGCCGGTATCGGTTGGCAGGCCGGGTTAGGCATCGCCAGTTGGTCGGGCATTCTGTTTTTCGTGCTGACATTGCTAGGGCTGCGGGAAGTGGTGACACGTTCAGTGCCGCAATCCATCAAGCTCGGCCTGACCGCCTCTATCGGTCTGTTCGTCGCCGTACTGGGCTTTCGCAACGCCGGGCTGGTACTGGCCAACGCCAAAACCAGCTCGCTGATGTTGGGGAACTTTCTGGCGCCCGGCGCGCTGGTAGCGTTGTGCGGGCTGCTGATCGCCATCGCGTTGCAAGCGCGCCGCATACCGGGCGCCATACTATGGGCTATTTTGTCGGCGACGCTGCTGGGCATCCCGTTCGGCGTGACGCGCGTACCGGAAAGCCTGATGTCGCTGCCGCATTCGCTAAGCCCGGTGCTGGGACAGGTGGACATGCTCGGTGCGCTGAATATCGCTTATCTGCCTTTCCTGTTTGTGTTCTTCGCCTCGGAGTTTTTCTCCACCATGGGTACGACGCTGGCGGTCGGCGGCGAAGCCGGCCTGCTGGACGAACACGGCAATATGGCTCACATCAACCGCCCGTTTGTGGTGGACTCCATTGCCGCCGCGCTGGGCCCGTGGGTCGGCATTCCGGCAGCCACGGCGTTGATTGAATCGTCTGCGGCGGCCGAAGCGGGCGGCAAAACCGGCCTGACGGCGCTGGCGGCGGCGGTGATGTTTCTGCTGATGCTGTTTTTCATCCCCGTCGCGCTGATGATCCCGAAAGAAGCCACCGCGCCGGCGCTGATCCTGATCGGCCTGAACATGTTCGGCGGCCTGCGTAAAGTCGATCTGGCGAACCTGACCGATGGCTTGCCGGTGCTGATGATGGTGATGGTAACGCTGATTTCCAATAGCTTCGGGACCGGCATCGCAGGCGGTTTGCTGTTCTTCATCGCGATCAAGGCCGTCGCCGGTAAATGGCGCGAGATTCCCATTGGCCTGTGGGTTCTTGCGATCCCGCTGGTGTATTACTTCGCCACGCTGGTCAAACACTAA
- a CDS encoding adenine deaminase yields the protein MAALTAENRRRAVQAARGDIPFDLLLANTRVIDMVTGEIRDADIGIVGSLIASVHPCGTWQHATDIHDLAGLLISPGLMDTHVHVESSHLPPARYAEIVVAQGTTTLFWDPHELANVLGVEGVRYAVQASRNLPLRVICAAPSSVPSTPGLEMSGADFAGDEMTTMLGWPEIAGVAEVMDMHGVLNGSERMQEILNAGLASGKLIEGHARGLSGAALQAYLAAGVTSDHELTSAADALEKLRAGLTLEIRGSHPYLLPEIVAALKTLPHLSSQITVCTDDVPPDMLLENGGIIALLNLLIEHGLPATDVLRFATLNAAIRLQRNDLGLIAAGRQADLVVFDSLERLHARRVYVAGRLTAQDGRLLTPIAAPADVTPPRDTLRLTPHDTGDFIMTIPGATQGRATLRHIRGARSPMGDVEVDVRDGQVILPPGFSLIWVQHRHGRHEAAPRLALLEGWGELRGAIATSYSHDAHNLVVLGRDPVDMQLAANTVIASGGGMALAQDGQVLSHVAMPIAGMLSDLPPVELAAQFRTLRERSGEIVDWQPPYLVFKAIEGTCLACNAGPHLTDLGLTDGSTRQIVDPIIEYRDTSTINITS from the coding sequence ATGGCCGCATTGACAGCCGAAAACCGTCGTAGAGCGGTGCAGGCCGCGCGCGGCGATATTCCCTTTGATTTACTTCTCGCCAACACCAGGGTGATCGATATGGTCACCGGAGAGATCCGCGATGCCGATATCGGCATCGTCGGATCGCTCATCGCCAGCGTGCATCCTTGCGGTACCTGGCAACACGCTACTGACATCCACGATCTTGCCGGTTTATTGATCAGCCCCGGGCTGATGGATACGCACGTTCATGTGGAAAGCTCCCACCTGCCGCCCGCGCGCTACGCGGAAATCGTCGTGGCCCAGGGCACCACCACCCTATTCTGGGATCCCCATGAACTGGCGAACGTGCTGGGCGTCGAGGGCGTCCGCTACGCAGTACAAGCCAGCCGCAATCTACCGCTGCGCGTGATCTGCGCCGCACCGTCGAGCGTACCCTCAACCCCTGGGCTGGAGATGTCCGGCGCCGACTTTGCCGGCGATGAGATGACCACCATGCTGGGCTGGCCGGAAATCGCCGGCGTGGCGGAAGTGATGGATATGCACGGCGTCCTGAACGGCAGCGAGCGTATGCAAGAAATCCTCAACGCCGGGCTCGCCAGCGGAAAACTGATCGAGGGGCACGCCCGTGGGCTGAGCGGCGCCGCATTGCAAGCCTATCTTGCCGCCGGCGTCACCTCTGATCACGAGCTCACCTCCGCCGCCGACGCGCTGGAAAAACTGCGCGCCGGGCTGACGCTGGAAATTCGTGGCTCTCATCCCTACCTGCTGCCGGAGATTGTCGCCGCGCTCAAGACCCTGCCGCATCTGTCTTCGCAGATTACGGTCTGTACCGACGACGTGCCTCCCGATATGTTGCTGGAAAACGGCGGCATCATCGCCCTGCTCAATCTGCTGATCGAACACGGGTTGCCCGCAACGGACGTGTTGCGGTTCGCTACGCTGAACGCCGCCATCCGCTTGCAGCGCAACGACCTGGGGCTCATCGCCGCCGGTCGTCAGGCCGATCTGGTGGTGTTCGACTCACTGGAGCGGTTGCACGCCCGTCGGGTATACGTCGCCGGTCGATTGACGGCCCAGGACGGCCGCCTGCTTACGCCGATCGCAGCCCCAGCCGATGTCACACCGCCACGGGACACCCTGCGCCTCACACCACACGACACGGGTGATTTCATCATGACCATCCCCGGCGCCACACAGGGCCGCGCCACGCTGCGGCATATCCGCGGCGCTCGTTCACCAATGGGAGACGTCGAGGTTGATGTGCGCGACGGGCAGGTCATCCTGCCGCCGGGGTTCAGTCTGATTTGGGTACAGCATCGCCACGGCCGCCATGAGGCGGCGCCTCGGCTGGCGCTGCTGGAGGGTTGGGGGGAGTTGCGCGGCGCCATCGCCACCAGCTATTCCCACGATGCCCACAATCTGGTGGTGTTGGGGCGCGACCCCGTCGATATGCAACTGGCCGCCAATACCGTTATCGCCAGCGGCGGCGGCATGGCGCTGGCGCAGGACGGGCAGGTGTTGTCCCACGTCGCCATGCCGATCGCCGGCATGTTGTCCGACCTGCCGCCCGTCGAGCTGGCCGCACAATTCCGCACGCTGCGTGAACGCAGCGGCGAGATTGTCGACTGGCAGCCGCCGTATCTGGTATTCAAAGCGATTGAAGGCACTTGCCTGGCCTGCAACGCCGGGCCGCATCTGACCGATCTCGGGCTGACCGACGGTTCGACACGTCAGATTGTCGACCCGATTATTGAGTATCGCGACACCTCAACTATCAACATCACTTCATAA
- a CDS encoding LysR family transcriptional regulator, with protein sequence MTEPWQRLPALSLKQLQYFVTLARLRHFTDTADRLAISQPALSSALRHIEAVLGGRLFNRTASAVTLTALGASVLPHAERILNVAQSGFEDMRRIADNGGDGSVRIGLVPSVSSLMFPDVPRLLAERFPRVRVEFHDHANDSLVSLLEKGRIDFAIGALDNSVPSILEIHPLQEDPLVAVMPADDALATPSGLDWQQLDSRDIVVFARGNVRRLVVAMAESGRYKFHVRHEVSYLETLYGLVRSGLAIAILPRIYTTHLHDNALSVVPLEQPSLTRTIALMRSRHATSPLVDACFQAVLSMFGDRNATE encoded by the coding sequence ATGACCGAACCCTGGCAGCGCTTGCCTGCGCTTTCGCTGAAACAGCTACAGTATTTCGTGACGCTGGCCAGATTACGTCACTTTACGGATACCGCCGACCGGCTTGCTATCAGCCAGCCCGCGCTGAGTAGCGCATTACGCCACATCGAGGCTGTATTGGGGGGGCGATTGTTTAACCGTACTGCGTCGGCGGTCACGCTGACGGCATTGGGGGCGTCGGTGCTGCCCCATGCCGAACGCATACTCAATGTGGCCCAAAGCGGCTTTGAGGACATGCGGCGGATCGCGGATAACGGTGGCGACGGCTCAGTGCGTATCGGGCTGGTGCCTTCAGTCAGTTCGCTGATGTTTCCAGATGTGCCGCGCTTGCTGGCCGAGCGTTTCCCCCGGGTGCGGGTGGAATTTCACGATCATGCCAATGACTCGCTGGTTTCGTTATTGGAAAAAGGGCGCATTGATTTTGCCATCGGCGCGCTGGATAACTCCGTGCCCTCGATACTGGAGATCCACCCCTTGCAGGAGGATCCGTTGGTCGCGGTGATGCCTGCCGATGATGCGCTCGCCACGCCTTCCGGGCTGGATTGGCAACAGCTGGATTCGCGGGATATTGTCGTCTTCGCCAGGGGAAATGTGCGCCGTCTGGTGGTCGCGATGGCGGAAAGCGGCCGCTACAAGTTTCATGTGCGTCATGAGGTTTCGTACCTGGAAACATTATACGGGCTGGTACGTTCCGGGCTCGCCATCGCCATCCTGCCCCGTATTTACACCACGCATCTGCATGATAATGCGTTGAGCGTGGTGCCGTTGGAACAGCCGTCGCTGACGCGCACCATTGCGCTGATGCGCAGCCGTCACGCCACCTCGCCGCTGGTCGACGCCTGTTTTCAGGCGGTGTTGTCGATGTTCGGTGATCGTAACGCTACGGAGTGA
- the katG gene encoding catalase/peroxidase HPI, translating to MTTESKCPFHQTNTAGSGGTSNRDWWPEQLNLNILHQHSSLSDPMDGDFNYAQAFATLDLDAVKHDLLALMTDSQEWWPADFGHYGPLFIRMAWHSAGTYRTGDGRGGAGAGQQRFAPLNSWPDNGNLDKARRLLWPIKQKYGRKLSWADLMILAGNVALESMGFKTFGFAGGRADVWEPEEDVYWGAEKTWLGGDKRYAGERDLENPLAAVQMGLIYVNPEGPDGNPDPLAAAKDIRETFKRMAMNDEETVALIAGGHTFGKTHGAGDAALVGPEPEAAPIEEQGLGWKSRFGSGKGGDAITSGLEVIWTQTPTQWSNYFFQNLFGYEWELTKSPAGAHQWQPKNGAGADEIPDAHDPAKRRVPTMLTTDLSLRFDPIYAEISRRFYENPDQFADAFARAWFKLTHRDMGPRARYLGPDVPAEELIWQDPIPAVNHPLVSEQHIADLKNQILASGLTVSQLVSTAWASAATFRGSDKRGGANGARIRLAPQKDWPVNQPAQLATVLHTLEGIQQAFNHAQTDSTHISLADLIVLAGGVGIELAAKNAGYTLSVPFTPGRMDASQEQTDVESFAVLEPIADGFRNYLKGNYRIPAESLLVDKAQLLTLNAPELTVLLGGLRVLDINTDHTQHGVFTHRPQALTNDFFVNLLDMGTVWKPTADGVFEGRDRATGARKWTATRVDLIFGSHSQLRALAEVYGSADAQEKFIRDFIAVWTRVMNLDRFDIA from the coding sequence ATGACGACTGAAAGCAAATGCCCTTTTCACCAGACCAACACCGCCGGCAGCGGCGGCACATCCAACCGGGACTGGTGGCCGGAACAACTGAATCTGAATATCCTGCACCAGCATTCATCCCTGTCCGATCCGATGGACGGCGATTTCAATTACGCGCAAGCCTTCGCCACGCTCGATCTGGACGCCGTTAAACACGACCTTCTCGCGCTGATGACCGACTCTCAGGAGTGGTGGCCCGCCGACTTCGGCCACTACGGCCCGTTGTTCATCCGCATGGCCTGGCACAGTGCGGGCACTTACCGTACCGGCGACGGCCGCGGCGGTGCGGGCGCCGGTCAACAACGCTTCGCTCCGCTCAATAGCTGGCCGGATAACGGCAACCTCGATAAAGCGCGCCGTCTGTTGTGGCCGATCAAGCAAAAATACGGTCGTAAACTCTCATGGGCTGACTTGATGATCCTCGCCGGTAATGTCGCGCTGGAGTCGATGGGCTTTAAAACCTTCGGCTTCGCCGGCGGCCGGGCCGATGTCTGGGAACCGGAAGAGGATGTGTATTGGGGGGCGGAAAAGACATGGCTCGGCGGCGATAAACGCTATGCCGGCGAGCGGGATTTGGAAAATCCGCTGGCGGCGGTGCAAATGGGGCTGATTTACGTCAACCCGGAAGGCCCGGACGGCAACCCGGATCCCCTCGCCGCCGCCAAAGACATTCGTGAAACTTTTAAGCGGATGGCGATGAACGACGAGGAAACCGTCGCCCTGATCGCCGGTGGCCATACCTTCGGCAAAACCCACGGCGCCGGCGACGCCGCGCTGGTCGGCCCGGAACCGGAAGCGGCGCCGATTGAAGAACAGGGGCTGGGCTGGAAAAGCCGTTTTGGTAGCGGTAAAGGCGGCGACGCCATCACCAGCGGGCTTGAAGTCATATGGACCCAGACGCCGACCCAATGGAGCAACTACTTTTTCCAGAACCTGTTCGGCTACGAATGGGAACTGACCAAAAGCCCGGCGGGCGCTCACCAGTGGCAGCCGAAGAACGGCGCCGGCGCCGACGAGATACCGGATGCGCACGACCCGGCCAAACGCCGCGTGCCGACCATGTTGACCACCGATCTGTCGCTGCGTTTCGACCCGATCTACGCAGAAATTTCCCGTCGCTTCTACGAGAACCCGGATCAATTCGCCGACGCCTTCGCCCGCGCCTGGTTCAAACTGACCCACCGCGATATGGGGCCGCGTGCCCGCTACCTTGGCCCGGATGTCCCGGCCGAAGAGCTGATTTGGCAGGATCCGATCCCTGCGGTTAATCATCCGCTGGTGAGCGAGCAACATATCGCCGACCTGAAAAACCAGATTCTGGCTTCCGGCCTGACGGTATCGCAGTTGGTCTCCACCGCCTGGGCTTCCGCCGCCACCTTCCGCGGTTCCGACAAACGCGGCGGCGCCAACGGCGCGCGCATTCGCCTGGCGCCGCAGAAAGACTGGCCGGTCAATCAGCCGGCGCAGTTGGCGACCGTGTTGCACACGCTGGAAGGTATTCAGCAGGCGTTCAACCATGCTCAGACCGATAGCACGCACATTTCACTGGCGGATCTGATTGTTCTGGCGGGCGGAGTCGGTATTGAACTCGCCGCGAAAAACGCCGGTTACACCCTGAGCGTACCGTTCACGCCGGGGCGGATGGACGCCTCGCAGGAGCAAACCGACGTTGAATCCTTCGCCGTGCTGGAACCGATCGCCGACGGTTTCCGCAACTACCTAAAGGGGAATTACCGTATCCCGGCCGAATCGTTGTTGGTGGATAAAGCGCAGTTGCTGACGTTGAACGCGCCGGAACTGACGGTGCTGCTGGGTGGGCTGCGCGTGTTGGACATCAATACCGACCATACGCAACACGGCGTCTTCACCCATCGTCCGCAGGCATTAACCAACGATTTCTTCGTGAATCTGCTGGACATGGGCACCGTCTGGAAACCGACCGCCGACGGCGTGTTCGAAGGACGCGACCGGGCTACCGGCGCACGCAAATGGACGGCCACCCGCGTCGACCTGATCTTCGGCTCACACTCCCAACTGCGGGCATTGGCGGAGGTCTACGGCAGCGCGGACGCGCAGGAGAAATTCATCCGCGACTTCATCGCTGTCTGGACGCGGGTGATGAACCTCGATCGCTTCGATATCGCCTGA
- a CDS encoding sigma-54 interaction domain-containing protein, whose protein sequence is MKMAEMIESDINYKEILDNLECPIYVTDARGITRYVNRAYIAENPMWDPEHLIGRNVRDIIKEGKCFSQAITPKVLQERREAFELLSHPLLPGKSAFVSGRPIYDQHRALKHVVSILYVDSFFQRLHTHFNYPLRQICSLGKVPSQATLTGDTLPIPLIGRSDTLKRIRTLLTRIAPTNVPVLITGESGTGKEVIASAIQRFSARADKPFIKVNCAAIPTSLLESELFGYDKGAFTGATPQGKAGFFEQANGGTLFLDEIGELPWEAQAKLLRVLQHQEIQRLGSTRSIMLDVRIIAATNASLQEKIQQRLFRSDLYYRLSIIPLHLPPLRERPEDIPLLIEFFSGVFDQQYQRIIRFDADGIDRLKRHVWPGNVRELRNFLEYMYICAEENFVDITTIEHWLLGNRTEQPTDTSSQCPASELESFCQSMLEMDVPLKTIIDEVERCVLRQSLATHKTTYAVAKKLGVAQPTIVRKLHGHNLRPE, encoded by the coding sequence ATGAAAATGGCAGAGATGATAGAAAGCGACATTAACTACAAAGAGATCCTGGATAACCTGGAGTGTCCCATCTATGTCACCGATGCCAGGGGGATCACCCGTTATGTCAACCGCGCCTATATTGCGGAGAATCCCATGTGGGATCCGGAGCACCTTATCGGCCGCAACGTTCGGGACATCATCAAAGAAGGGAAATGCTTCTCGCAAGCCATCACCCCCAAGGTGTTGCAAGAGCGGCGGGAGGCGTTCGAATTGCTCAGCCACCCATTGCTGCCGGGGAAAAGCGCCTTTGTTTCCGGCCGTCCCATCTACGACCAGCACCGGGCCCTGAAACATGTGGTATCGATCCTCTATGTGGACTCTTTTTTTCAGCGTCTGCACACTCACTTTAACTACCCGTTGCGTCAGATCTGCTCATTGGGGAAAGTCCCTTCCCAGGCCACGCTAACCGGCGATACGTTGCCGATCCCGCTGATCGGCCGCAGCGATACCCTCAAGCGCATCCGAACACTGTTAACCCGAATAGCGCCCACTAACGTACCGGTGTTAATCACCGGCGAATCGGGCACCGGCAAAGAAGTGATCGCCAGCGCCATCCAACGGTTCAGCGCGCGCGCCGACAAGCCGTTTATCAAGGTCAACTGCGCCGCCATCCCGACCAGCCTGCTGGAAAGCGAGCTGTTCGGCTACGACAAAGGCGCGTTCACCGGTGCGACCCCCCAGGGGAAGGCGGGCTTTTTTGAACAAGCCAACGGAGGGACGCTGTTTCTCGACGAAATCGGCGAGCTGCCGTGGGAAGCGCAGGCCAAACTCCTGCGCGTGCTGCAACATCAGGAAATTCAGCGGCTGGGCAGCACTCGCAGCATCATGCTGGATGTGCGGATCATCGCCGCCACCAACGCCAGCCTGCAGGAAAAAATTCAGCAACGGCTGTTTCGCAGCGATCTCTATTACCGGTTGAGCATCATCCCGCTGCATCTGCCGCCGCTGCGTGAGAGACCTGAAGACATCCCGTTGCTGATCGAGTTTTTTTCCGGGGTGTTCGACCAGCAGTACCAGCGCATCATCCGCTTCGATGCAGACGGCATCGACCGCCTGAAGCGCCATGTCTGGCCCGGCAATGTGCGGGAGCTGCGCAACTTTCTGGAGTACATGTACATCTGCGCCGAAGAAAATTTCGTCGATATCACGACTATCGAACACTGGTTGCTCGGCAACCGTACCGAGCAACCGACGGACACGTCGTCGCAGTGCCCCGCCAGCGAACTGGAGAGCTTCTGCCAGTCCATGCTGGAAATGGACGTGCCGCTGAAAACCATTATCGACGAGGTGGAACGGTGCGTGCTGCGCCAGTCGCTGGCGACTCACAAAACCACCTACGCCGTGGCGAAAAAGCTGGGCGTGGCGCAACCCACCATCGTGCGCAAACTCCACGGGCACAACCTGCGCCCGGAATAA
- a CDS encoding MFS transporter, with protein MKLMFCQRGASAYPRMPILGAALTFLIQSSDTTLLYLALPTLAQTFGVAVRDMDAVVLSYLAAVVVSTPCSDYLMGRWGAGRVYRWALTLFMLAAVGSASATSLGALCLWRGWQGCGGALMLACARVMLLHGADQRERVRRLNQATAIGLLGTLLGPLGGAACLTLLSWRGLFLLPLPLCLPCLWLPAARSQRLTTPVFDLRGYALIAPALLALLVLSTPSGQRLLSPAVALLAAVIIPGLALSYWRRSGGRHDGIFRFSLLRRHSYRVSLLGNVLVRLCLAAAPLMLSLLLQARGASGGQTGALALLAFSLGALGARLFNGVLLARYGYRRLLSGASLSCALLLIAVAAQGASVSLLLTLTMMLGLCSSMLYNGLNTLAFHDLDDHSYGAGNSLLTLVQLMSMTLGISFGFLLLHADGLSASGTLPIGYDRVFRMMGVGLLLCIPLFFQLEKRIGSTASS; from the coding sequence ATGAAGCTCATGTTTTGCCAACGCGGCGCCTCCGCGTATCCGCGCATGCCGATCCTGGGGGCGGCACTGACCTTTCTGATCCAGTCCAGCGACACCACGTTGCTTTATCTGGCGCTGCCGACGCTGGCGCAGACGTTTGGGGTGGCGGTGCGCGACATGGACGCGGTGGTGCTGAGCTATCTGGCCGCCGTGGTCGTCAGTACGCCGTGTAGCGACTATCTGATGGGGCGTTGGGGGGCGGGGCGGGTTTACCGGTGGGCGCTGACGCTGTTCATGCTCGCCGCAGTGGGCAGCGCCAGCGCCACGAGCCTGGGCGCGCTCTGTCTGTGGCGCGGGTGGCAGGGGTGCGGCGGTGCGTTGATGCTGGCCTGCGCCCGGGTGATGCTGCTGCACGGCGCGGATCAACGCGAGCGGGTGCGGCGGCTCAATCAGGCCACGGCTATCGGCTTGCTGGGTACGTTGCTTGGGCCATTAGGCGGGGCGGCCTGTTTGACGCTGCTGTCCTGGCGCGGATTGTTTCTGTTGCCGCTGCCGTTGTGTCTGCCTTGTTTGTGGCTGCCCGCTGCGCGCAGTCAGCGGCTGACAACGCCGGTTTTCGATCTGCGCGGCTATGCGCTGATCGCACCGGCATTGTTGGCGTTGCTGGTGCTGTCGACCCCGAGCGGCCAGCGTCTGCTGTCACCGGCTGTCGCGTTGCTGGCGGCGGTGATCATACCGGGCCTGGCGTTGTCTTACTGGCGGCGGAGCGGCGGGCGGCATGACGGGATTTTCCGGTTCTCGCTGCTCCGGCGGCATAGCTATCGCGTGAGTCTGTTGGGGAATGTGCTGGTGCGTCTGTGTCTGGCGGCCGCGCCGCTGATGTTGTCGCTGTTGTTGCAGGCCCGCGGCGCCTCGGGCGGGCAGACCGGCGCATTGGCGCTGCTGGCGTTTTCCCTCGGCGCGCTGGGGGCGCGTCTGTTCAACGGCGTCCTGCTGGCGCGTTACGGCTATCGGCGTTTACTGAGCGGGGCCAGCCTGTCGTGCGCACTGTTGCTGATCGCCGTGGCGGCGCAAGGCGCCAGCGTATCCCTGCTGTTGACGCTGACCATGATGCTGGGGCTGTGCAGCTCAATGCTCTACAACGGTCTGAATACCCTGGCGTTTCACGATCTTGACGACCACAGCTACGGCGCGGGCAACAGCCTGCTCACGCTGGTTCAACTGATGTCCATGACATTGGGCATTTCCTTCGGTTTCCTGCTGCTGCATGCCGACGGCCTCTCTGCGTCCGGTACGCTGCCGATCGGCTACGACCGGGTATTCCGCATGATGGGCGTTGGGCTGTTGTTGTGTATCCCTCTGTTTTTTCAGCTTGAAAAACGTATCGGCAGCACCGCGTCGTCCTGA
- a CDS encoding FMN-binding protein, which translates to MTHERKKFGPQRYPARSVLAGLLGLCVMGAAQAESIAPGDYTGSAQGKESSVSVTLGVDQSGKITHLSVNADGETPGLGASPGLKSARRFWISKA; encoded by the coding sequence ATGACTCATGAAAGAAAAAAATTTGGCCCACAGCGTTATCCCGCACGGTCGGTGTTGGCCGGTCTTCTGGGCTTGTGTGTGATGGGCGCTGCTCAGGCGGAAAGCATTGCTCCCGGGGATTACACCGGCAGCGCACAAGGTAAGGAAAGCAGCGTCAGCGTCACGCTCGGGGTGGATCAGAGCGGTAAGATCACCCACCTGTCGGTCAATGCCGACGGCGAAACGCCGGGGTTGGGGGCGTCGCCGGGCCTGAAGTCGGCAAGGCGATTCTGGATCAGCAAAGCCTGA